Within Osmia lignaria lignaria isolate PbOS001 chromosome 11, iyOsmLign1, whole genome shotgun sequence, the genomic segment tctttctcgCCAACTTCCTTACTTCTGTCTTTTTCTGTCGATTCAGTCGTAAACGGTGATACTCGAGGCGCACCACGCACCACACGCTACACTTATTTACGACCGATCCGATACGATGGATAAATCAGCCGATGTAAATTGCTCGAAGAAATTTAATCGACTGCCAATATAAATCCATCGGGGAGCGATCTCTGGGACACGATCGAACAGCCTGTTCGTCGTACTTTTATACGAACGTCGATGATTTCTCTGGTTTTGCGTGCACCTCGAGTACCCTCGCGGTAATCGTAAAGACCATGCTGATTACCTGCAACCATGACGCAACACTGATTACAGTCGCGGAGATGAGTATCGTTTAAAGCAATTAAACGCACCATTCCCAATAAATCTTGCGTCTCCTGGAACCTCGCTAGCGATTCCAACCGTCCTACATTCCTGTTATTTGCATCGCGCTGCTTTCTTCCTCGTCAGCTTTTCTATCTTCTAATCCTTGTCAGTGATTAACAATTCGCTCGTTTTTCGTCGGATTAACCGACCAACTATCAGCGTGCAACTTGTGACATAAATTCTCGAGATACGCTGACTATAAGTTGGGACATCTTACGGTCAGATACGATCGCGATTATGAACCAGCCTCGCGGTTACTTAATATGACCGCATTGGATAACCAGCCTCTCTGATCCATTGTCTATCTTCAGAGCCGCGGAACAGCGTGCAGCCTGCAAGTTTGATATCGAGTTAAACTTTATACCCCGTCAAGGCCACAATTAATCTATAGATTACCTACAAGCTGCCCGTTCGGTGGTCCCTTTTGTCCGTGCCTTTGTTCCAAGGTTCGTCCCGAAGGCCAACGCGAACGAACACCGTAACCGATGATCGTTGTTCATGAAATGAAGAGCGTACATTTCGTTAATTGAGCTTACAACGTGCAAGAGAAAGGATATATTTATCTATAGCGCGTATAAACACGCGATTAAGCGGAACAACCTGCAAACTTATCTGCCTCCCTGCTGATCTTAGGTGGCCGTCCTGCTCGGGCATTATCGTCATTAAGCATCATCCAGCGGCAcggttattaaattatatcgtattattattcaatattacCGTGATCTTCGCGGTGAAGTCGATTTCGCACGGTCGCCTCGACGCCCCTAAAAATCCCTCGGTCGCCTTCTTTTTCCGCTAGACGGTCCCGAGAGAGCGCGCGATCgctgaagaaaaagaacaacagaGGTAGGAAGAAAACGAAAACAGGGAGGCGATGAAGAAGATGGCTTTAGCGCCGAATTCCCCTCTCGAAGGACGAACAATCCTCGTTCCTCGAGTACTTCGTGGTGGGTGGTGCGTACGTTGGAAGAGTCcgttctctttttctctgtcgAGTGGTTCCAATGTACCGTTGGAATCGGTCGCGGACAAACAATTTCCCGCTCTGCAgcctgaaagaagaaaaatacatGAACACGAGAACAGTTAAATATTTAATGTCTTTACTACTACTCTGATCGACGGCAAAGCAAAGCAAAGAACGGTGTTGTTAGCGTAAGCGGAGTCGCCTTAATTTCCATGTTAATTCCTAGCTATCTGCGGTTAAATCGtcgcaacgagaagaagaagaagaagatgaagaaaaagaagaaaaggaaagggcGTGATCGCTCAATTTGACTACACGACGCGGTTACAAGGCTCCAACAAAGAGGAGACAAGCTGCCGCGGTACAAGTCGGATGGGTTTGCGCGAGGATTCGCGAGGGGTGCTTTACGATCGTGCACAGTTAATCCCCGCAACGCCTTGACCTGCCTCTAGCGAAACCTACGACATCCGAGCGAGTCCAAACCGATACGAAACGATCGGCTTGCACGCGTGGACGGATCAGTCGTCATTGCTATTTTTAAGCCTCGTAATCGCCGCTACCTTTCTATTGCTCCACAGCGACAACACGACTCTGTACCCTTCGTAGGACTTGCCTTCTTTGCCACCATGTGCTTTCTAATTCTTGTTCGTTCAAAAGACGTCTAACACGAacgtcttctttttttcttttcttcgcatTTGTTCGGAGTCTTAACGTAATCCTGCCACAAACAACACCTACGAGTCATCTTTCATTTCATCACCTgcaataaattcaattattgtcTAATTATATCGATCGTGTTGTTAACTACATCGGATTCAAACAGCCGTAAAAAAACTCATCATTTTCCGCTTGCTAGAGCGTTAAGTCTCCTTAATTAGACAGGCTGTTCCTTTCAAATTACCGTACGCATCGTCGGAATTCTCTCGTTACATGATTACGATCAAATACGAcgaagaataaatttaattccTGGAAGATTTaataagagagaaagagagagagagagagagagagagagagagggagagagagtcgGATCGTCAGAAGCGGAAAGGAAACGGAACGAAACGCAAGGGGTTTCGAGCGGCAGGTCACGGAACAGGCCGACGCGAAAACGAAACAGGGAGCTTTCATTATATTTGCCAAATGCAAGGCGACTTCTTCATTTGCGCAGAAGAGAAGAGACATCCGCCGGCCCGTGTTTTGTCCCTGATACCTCAGCGAAGTGGTTGTTGCAAAGGCGCGTGGGCGACCGGAAACTCTCCCTCCCACATTCGCGTGCCCTACCTCTTCGAAGGGACTTTCTGAGAGGAACAGCATCCAACGAGAGAGGAATAGAGTACCACGAGAAGGAGAGAATAATAGAAagcgagaaaaaggaaagagaagagaggCACATACGTCGCGACGTCACGGCAAgtcgaggaggaagaagaaatccTTAAAACCGTGTAGAGGATTCTCAGAACTATTAggctgttgcatatcaaatggccaATTTTGAACTTATAACAACTGAAGATTTGAATAAGGCTTCCGGGATGGAGCCCCGTTGGTTGACGGTTTGTTACCGACGTTTCGTAAACATTGCAGTTTAATTCTTCAGGGCGAGAGACAACGTGATACTGGTTGGTCCCGCACAGGGCGACCCTATTTATCCAGAACTGGAGTCATTGTTGCGTGACGCTCCAGTTGAGTGGAGTTGTCCAATCGGGTGGCTGTTTTAATTGAATGGCCAATCGATTAAAAAACCGGGAAGATGGTGTTCCGAATTGGATGGGTTTGGTATCCGGAGTCCCTATTGATGTTGTTGGGATGTTTGTAGATCTCAAGTGCTTCTCTGTACTTACGGGGAAAGGACTGTTTTGAGTTCGCCAGGGTACGCCGAACTTGATGCTCATTGgagaatattttcaaagttGGATCAATATCGTCCACGTTTCTACATATGTCTCTTCTTCTGACTGGTCTCCGTTTCGCAGAAGGTCTGCTAATTAAGCGACAATATTTCCAACTTCTCACACGATATTTGACTCAAGCGCAAGATGACGAAACAACCAAGTCCTTGAACGATCCATGAAACTATCCATGTCTCTTGCAACGAGTGGATCGTGAAGAGTTGCGTCAATCGATTTGTTTACAAATGATCCAGGGCATACGATTTTAATTACGGTTCTACATCAGCGAGTGTCCAGCGATTCTCTCGAACGGCTGAAAGGTGAAATGAAGTTAATTGACAGGTAAATTTATCACTGGGAGGATCGATCGACCCTTCGTCCCTAGACCACTTTCACCCGAAATTTATTCGAATCTTAACTAATGGCGTTGGAACTTGTGCTCTCGCGAGGCCAGTAATCGATTAGCATCGACAATGAACGAAAACGAGTATGAAACGTATCATTAATCGTGCGTCCCGCCGTGCTCGACAACGGCCAAACAACGTTCCACCGACAATGCCTCGAATCAACCCCTAGCGAGCTGCTCTCCCGATACGTTCGCGACGTGTAACGTTCGAATGTAATTATTGCTCGTTGAGCAATCGAAGCTGGAAAGCGAACGAGCGAAAGGAAAGCTAATTGTCCGAggaaatgaatttgaaaaaggAGAAACTCGAGACGCAGTCGCTCCACTGTCTCTCGACAAATGGTAAGATTAAAACGCGACGCTCCAGTTGTCTCGAGAAGCATATCCGTCGTGTTTCTCATAGCAAATGAAAGTCGTTGCTCGTCTTGATACTTCCTGAAGAAATTCGTGTTTCCTTATAGTTGAAAACTATTTCATTAGAGGTATGGTGTCGAAAAGGTTGATCAGATGTAGGGTGCTCGAGAACATAGATCGATGTATCGGCAGGAATAGAAATCTACAAATTGTTCTCCATCTTGCTTGGATCATGGTGCCCTCCCCACCATAGTGGCAGGGTGTTGCGCCAGGTTTACCACTCCGTGAGCGCTATCCGGACACCTGAATCGAGAGGATTTTCACAACGCCGCTGCCTGACGCGAGAGAGCTCCGGCTAGGTTGTCGCGTGGGCGACCGGAAACCGTACCTTCCTACCGTCTTTGGTCGTCACTCGACGACTCGACGGGGAAGGGAGTCGGGGGAGAAGGGAGGAGAGAAAAGGCAGACCGACCGGCCAAGAACTGGCGCAGCTCTCCTTCAACGTTCTCCACAGCCAGTACCCGCGACCGAGGGCGGATCTGTCTTCATCGTCACGTAACGCTTTAACCTGGCAGGACCTACAGGGAATCCTACTTACCGCTCGCGTACAAAGGCcctaatagaaatagaaatcttCAGGGTTCTTCCGTTTCCGTAACGACGATTAATTTGACTACCGTAGTCGAGTTGCGACACCGTCAGCCTAACGGTGATGGGCCAAATTTTTATGACGAGTCCCTGGAACCAGCTGACCAAAGGGGGAACCGAAATTTTACGGCTCACCTAAGCCTTCGCCTCTTGACGTAGGTAAACAAGCAATTCACAGCTACGTTAAACGTTATCAACGCTCATTTGGATAGCTGCATGGATCATGAGAAAGTTAACGAGAGATCAGTGCAAACAGCTGGCACGGTATCACCCTCGTTACTttctagtaaaagtttcatttgtcCTAATATTTtctggaaaaaaaaggagataaaaaaaatatgttattaaaaatcttatcAAACCAAACGATAATGACCGAATAAAGAGTATCAAGGATATCCAAAGCGTGTCGAAACGTGTAAgataggaaaaaaagaagagagacaAAAAAAGTGCTATCTAGGCTCTTCGGATGATAGAAAGGTGATGACCTCGATCCTACGCCTGCCGCGTATAAAACGCCGTTCCCGTCTTGCACCTCGTTCCGCCTGTTTCTGCTTGCCTGTTCTGACTGGCCTGCCCACGCCTGCCCTTCtgtcaattatatttactatttcATTCATACGGCCGCCGCTTGGTCCACGAGCCGTGCCCATTCACGAGAACGGCCGCGCATGCCAGATTGCTCGCGCCGATGGCTATCCGATAGGGTAGCGCCTCCATATATGATTCGGATGGAAATGCACTGCGGGCAAAAATGTAATTGCTGTAATCTAGGATTATATGGTTGCGTAACACCGATACcacttatattatatatatacataccatATATGCTATATTTTCTGCCTGTCATTATGTAATATTAGTCGAGTTGTCCTAAAGTacatagaatttgaaaattccaaaatGCGCGCACACTGTAAATTCTGCGCATGCGTCAGGCGCATGCGCAGAGATACAATGACCGAAACTCGTTCGTTGACAATGTTTGtcgaaataaaatatgaaatacgtgTCATATACCTCTAACGTTCCTTTTCTTTACTTTCTCACCGGTGCCTCGATACTTCATGGACCGTGAGAATATTTTCGGATCCCAAGGGGCTCGCTCACTAATCGGGCGCTAATTTGCCTTATACTGTAAGGAAACAGACGGGAGGGATCTTAGCAATTCGAACCAATGGATGGTAAAAAAACTCACCGGTTTGAAATCACTGTGCATCGTGTTCGTTTAATAGGGAACGCAATCGACTATTTACATGGCAAATTTACTCGTGCTCGGTGAAAATTTATGCTAACCGATTTAATGCCACTGATTCACGATTCATTTTCAATGATATTTAGCAAGGATTAAGTGTTGTCAATAGCTAACACCTACTTACTTTCAAAAGATATAGATTACTCTGATTTAaccttaattttttttctcataCATTATCCCGTGAAACGAAGCAATGATATCAGTGTACCCGAAGATCGATGATCGTTAATCCATTCGATGGAACTTACTTAACCTAAACAGGTCGAAGCATTTTTCGTGTTCCATCGGAAGAGATGAGGTCAACGTTATTTTCTAATAGATGAAACACTCAACGAAAGCACACTTATACACATACACATATGCGTGCGCAATAGGCCGAATAATTAAGTTTCCACGTTGATTCTCGTATTCCTATAAAGGAATCGCTTCACGCCTACGCTCAATTGCTTTTCGACTCTTGTGCGGCTAGAGTTCTGTGATTGCAAAGCTGTTTCGGAATCTAATGATGTTTTCTTAGAGTACATGTGTAAATCTCATTAAAGATCATTACATTATTATCTTATAATCGATGATGGTTCGATACCTACTTGACATTTTCTTACACTTAGCATTTTGATTAGCAATTTCATGTATAACTTCAACATTGTATAACGCAAGAATATCGTGCGCAACTATTTAAGAAACTTAATGAAGGCAGATTAAAACCACAAATCTTAttgcaaataaatgaaattcggttgaatgaaatgaaattacatATCAATCTGATCCTTCGTATTTCACAATTTGTATGTTTATGTTAAAGTGCCATCTGACgacgattaaaaaattgtatataacaaattagtTACCATTAGTTGATCCTTATGTTTCCTAAGAAATCTTACTTATCAATGATTATCGACGAACGTCAACTTATTGAACTATAGAAAAGAGCTTACTTATTTTTACTCCAGATGTCttgaatgtttattattttctgtAAGGTTAAAAGTTGCACATTGCTTTACAGCTATTTATAACAAACAAAAAATATGTTGGAATACACAATTGTTTAGAAATAATCTgaagaataattacaattattgtaatttatgaTGTAGAAGTTTGCGAATTGTAAATGTGATATTATGCattattcgttcaacgagaGAACATATTACATGCGCATGTTAACTATgttatgtatttaaaatattattgtataacATTGCAGCGTAAGTAAATACATTGAagattatatacatacatatgtcattttaatttaaacactACTCCTTACAGTTTATTAAAGAATTTAACTTTTTTTAGCATGTTAAGTTTGGTAAGATATTGTACTTTAACAAAAAGTAAAAGCACTGCAACCAGAATTTTacaaattcagaaaaatttgtACACATATACTCAACcacaaaaaattgtaaataccacatgtacattaataaaaagaaattccatTTTTTTACATAAGgtattgaatattaattctatttaaaaagtaCATTTATCATTTATAGATAATGTAAGATTATTTAATGttacttatttaattatttaatttatagggTTTATTTAGACAGGGCAAAACTATAGCTTTAGGTTTTGCATCAAAGTCATCCCAGAAATCAGATAAAATTGTAGGTAAATGGATGTTAACTTGTGGTGGTATGGTTTTCATAGCTGTGGTTTTAGGTATAACTCTTTATCTTTTACTTTACTATTATGCCTGTACTGTTATTAAAGTTATTGTAGATCAAACATATGGAAAGTAATActtaaattttgaatatatataaataaagtacatcaaaagaaaaatcaacaaTTGTTTATCATTTCCTATTTGTTTAGGAGGTGTAACAAGACTTACAGAATCTGGCCTATCAATGGTTACTTGGAGATTACTTGGTGAAAAAATGCCTACTACTGAAACTCAGTGGCAAACAGAATTTGAACGTTATAAACAGTTTCCTGAATACAAAATGTAAGAATTAGTAACAGATTGATTGTATATCTCATGAAACTATATTTTCATGTAAATTTTTTATAGCACTAATCAAAATATGACATTGGAACAATTTAAACGAATTTGGTGGATGGAATACTTACATAGAATGTGGGGACGTTTAATAGGCGCTGTATTTATAATTCCAGCAACATACTTCTGGGCTAAAGGTATGCTGAAGCCAGGAATGAAAACTAGAGTAGCCGTTTTGGGTTCATTAATTGGTTTACAAGGACTGATGGGTTGGTACATGGTCAAGTCTGGTTTAGAAGATCGTTTTATAGAACCGTCAGATGTTCCACGTGTTTCGCAGTATCGCTTAGCCGCGCATTTAGGACTGGCATTTATTATATATACTGGATTTTTATACAATGCTTTAGATTACTTAATTCCTGCTGAAAAATTAAaccttaataatttaaatattagtaCTAGCGAAATGAAGCAGAAGCTGAAAAGATTTAGAATGTTAGTTCATTCAACAAAAGGATTAGTTTTCTTTACTGCTTTGTCTGGAGCTTTTGTAGCAGGAATGGATGCAGGTCTTATTTATAACACTTTTCCGAAAATGGCGAACAAGTGGATACCGGATGACGTATTTGCGGTATCGCCTAAGTGGAAAAATTTTACAGAGAATGCAACTACTGTACAATTTGATCACAGAATTTTGGTACGTTTTAAAGATACAGTTTAGATTAAAACTAgggtaatataatttattttttcttttttttacaggCAATTACTACTTTAGCATTAATAACTTACATCGGAATTGTATCTCGTAAATACAAGCTTCCTGGTAACGCTAAAAAAGCCATATTAGCGGTTCTTTGCGCCGGTTATTTTCAAGTACTACTAGGCATTTCAACATTGGTACATCATGTGCCTCTAGCATTAGCTGCAGCTCATCAATCTGGTAGCCTTCTTGTTTTGAGTACAATAATTTGGTTGTGCCATGAACTGAAGTATTTAAAGTACATTGTTAAATAAAGTTTAAAGACGAAAAATTTTCACAACATTATACTTTATTTGACAATGCATTAAGTTATAATAATCAATATTCctagaaattaatttacatgtATTTACTTTAAAGTAATATTACTATAATCAAAATACAGAAGATTAAGTAATTTCATAGTTTGAAAATGTATCTATAATTTGATGTTTAtaaagaacaaataaatacctattttaagataataataaacaaatatatAGAGCATTTTTATAATTCAATGGTGTTATATATCTTGGACCTGACAGAATTATAGCTGTAAATTATAAATCAAAAGAAATTGACTACTAACATCACTTGTCCTTTTCTAAACTTAGCcacatattaaatatttaatgatgTTAGTACTGGCACCTAATTTCAAAAACCAGCTTTGGtaagtaatattatttctttaattagttTAAAAAATGTGTAAACCCTGCTTAATCAATAATTGCTACCTAATAATGTTTTTGTTAACATtccaaaatttttttaatatcatctAATTTCTGATTAGCAACACAATGAATTTTGCTTTATTTATTGGCAGTTGTTCTACCTTATCTCCAATCAGtcattctttcatttctttttttttttttaaacgcctTGTACGCATTGGTCCAACAtagcaatattaatattaagcaGTAGCAACATTTAATAGGCGTTTTGAATTGCACTTTCGTTATTGTAACGCTTTTATGTACACTCGTCATATTTTCACTTTGTAATATAGCAATCGCGCCGCATCACATTTCTTGTTCAATATTACATGGACATGAGTATTcaagaaaaatgtattttatcactcatacatataaaaattatatcactTAAGAAAAACACAACATTATTAAAATCTTTGTATGAATATGCACGAAAAACATACAATTTAATTGATACTATACACAAAATAATCTTTCTGTACTGTTTGAATATCAATCAAAAAGAACTTAAAATGCAGTCTCTTTCAGTATATTGCAGATAACCCAAATCCTATATTGCAAAACTAATATCAGTCTGATAGAATTTGTCATTCCAGTAACGATTGTATGTCTTAATTAGTTTCTGGTAACGAATGCGTTTTCATAAATGCGGTAGTACCATTCCCATTGGTGTATTGTGAACTTACAGAACATgtaaaataatactttaatCGATGGTACTGCTTCACCAAAGAAATCATATGGTGAGAAAAACCGAAATATCATTTGATTGCATATTGTTGATATATCATTACATATTACAATAATAAGACATCATCTTTCTTTGTGTAAAGAAACTATAGTTTGTGAACACAATAAAGATACAAGAATGGTATATATAAAActcttaaatttataaattcaaaaGAGATGCAACATTTAGTTACACTGCTTTTGGTTGTGTATCAAACAAATGCATAATAGATAATATGAAactgttttcttttcttgttaTATGAACAGGGTTTCATACACTTTGATGTTCATACTCTTAACAATTGCTTCCAATTATTGTATTACTTTAAATTGCGCGTAATTACCCAATTTATAAATAAGTTATTTATAAGATTAAATACTTTTGTTTTGACACTCAAATTGAGAATAGTGGAACCAACGTATATATCTCCATACCGATATATTTCTATGTATTACGTATTAAACATACACGCACAcgcaatattatatattataattttacgaTCAATGCATATGTAAACAAACTTTATCACTGTTGTGTTAGTACAATCAATAAATTCACACTTATAATATgtcattttgtataattatattttagacCATCTTTTTATATAACAT encodes:
- the LOC117604106 gene encoding heme A synthase COX15; the encoded protein is MLSLVRYCTLTKSKSTATRILQIQKNLYTYTQPQKIVNTTCTLIKRNSIFLHKGLFRQGKTIALGFASKSSQKSDKIVGKWMLTCGGMVFIAVVLGGVTRLTESGLSMVTWRLLGEKMPTTETQWQTEFERYKQFPEYKITNQNMTLEQFKRIWWMEYLHRMWGRLIGAVFIIPATYFWAKGMLKPGMKTRVAVLGSLIGLQGLMGWYMVKSGLEDRFIEPSDVPRVSQYRLAAHLGLAFIIYTGFLYNALDYLIPAEKLNLNNLNISTSEMKQKLKRFRMLVHSTKGLVFFTALSGAFVAGMDAGLIYNTFPKMANKWIPDDVFAVSPKWKNFTENATTVQFDHRILAITTLALITYIGIVSRKYKLPGNAKKAILAVLCAGYFQVLLGISTLVHHVPLALAAAHQSGSLLVLSTIIWLCHELKYLKYIVK